The nucleotide sequence CTGCCGTGATAACAATTCCTGTAACCATGAGAGGTCCTGCTCGTGCAGAGTTGAGATTTGCTGCACAGAAAGCTGGAATTAGGATCCATCAATTTGTCCATGAGCCCCTGGCAGCCCTCTATGGCTATCTGAGACGGGATACAAACTTCGGTCAGACAATAGCGGAACTTGAACGGCGGCTTGTTCTTGTTTTCGACTGGGGAGGGGGAACATTGGACCTGACTTTGTGTCAGGTTCAAAATGGTTTGCTGATGCAAATCGCAAACCTTGGAGATACCGAGGTAGGAGGGGATGCTTTTGACCTCAGGCTACGGAACCTGATCAGGAGAAAGCATGAAGAAAATTTTCCCAACTCAGACTGGAGTTTGGTACAACCAAATGCAGATGCGCGCCTCTTGCAAGCTTGTGAGGATCTGAAAATAGGATTATCAGAACATTCGAAGCGGTCTCTCTTCATTTCCGATTACCTTGCGACTCCAGGACCTGAAAAAGATATTTACGCGGAGATTTCCAGGGCGGAATTTGAAGAATTGGTCGCTGACCTAATTATCAAAGGGATAGAGAATATCCGGAGTCTTTTGGAAATAGCAGGCATAAACCGGGAAGCAATAGAATTTTGCCTTGCGACTGGTGGAATGGTTGCGATGCCGGCAATTAAGGGCAGTCTGAGGGAGATTTTCGGAATGAATCGTTTGAAGATGCCGGAAAGTGCTGCCACATTGATTTCCGAGGGGGCTGCATGGATTGCTCATGACGAGGCAAGACTGCAAACTGCAAAAGCCATTGAAGTTCTCAATGCAGGAAATACCTTCGTAGAAATTATCCCCGCCGGTGTGAATTTGCCCCTTGCAGAAGAGTCCATAGAAAAAAGTGTTGATATGTATTGTGTTGATCCAACCGATGGATACGCCAAATTCTTGTTTGCACGTCCGAAATGGCCGGGTAAGGAAGCCCATGGAGATGAGCGGATACCCTACACCCTTATGTCGTTGAATGTTGACTCTCAGAGTCAGCCTTTTTTTGAAAGATTACATGTGAAAGTGAGAATTGATGAGAACCTTATCGCAGAAATCCGTACTCTTTCTTTGATGAGAGGAGAAAAAAAGGAAGCTAAGATCCATGATTTGGAGTTTGGTTTGAAAT is from Aminivibrio sp. and encodes:
- a CDS encoding Hsp70 family protein, with amino-acid sequence MAATFGIDFGTTNSLITVISTGIMATKKRPYVLTHEGKPHPSVVWYGGTVPVAGKEAKDHLSQLGLGVFGNFVRSPKIFLGSPYGISVGGIKKEASDVVADLLGFLRKEATSSSFKGNSFESAVITIPVTMRGPARAELRFAAQKAGIRIHQFVHEPLAALYGYLRRDTNFGQTIAELERRLVLVFDWGGGTLDLTLCQVQNGLLMQIANLGDTEVGGDAFDLRLRNLIRRKHEENFPNSDWSLVQPNADARLLQACEDLKIGLSEHSKRSLFISDYLATPGPEKDIYAEISRAEFEELVADLIIKGIENIRSLLEIAGINREAIEFCLATGGMVAMPAIKGSLREIFGMNRLKMPESAATLISEGAAWIAHDEARLQTAKAIEVLNAGNTFVEIIPAGVNLPLAEESIEKSVDMYCVDPTDGYAKFLFARPKWPGKEAHGDERIPYTLMSLNVDSQSQPFFERLHVKVRIDENLIAEIRTLSLMRGEKKEAKIHDLEFGLKLKGSD